Sequence from the Mastomys coucha isolate ucsf_1 unplaced genomic scaffold, UCSF_Mcou_1 pScaffold13, whole genome shotgun sequence genome:
CAGTCTAAGGATTTGtaaaacaagaggctcccaggatgtCCAAGACGCCATTCCTGGGATTCAGAATGCTGAGTGTTTCCGGAAAGGGGGGACATTTACATAAGATCTCCGGGGAAAGGACTCCTGAAAGCAATTCACAGTAAGATTTATTCGAGGTTATTTCACCAAAATATCTGTGTGACTGAAACTGACAAGATTTAGAAACACTGCCCTTTGGATCAAATCTCAACAATGGAGACAACGCTAGCAAAAACTTCAGAGAAAAGGCAAGTGGTTTTTCTTGCTATATTGTTGCTTTTGTGGGAGGATGGTTCTGAGGCAATTAGCTATTCCATGCCAGAAGAAACTGAGAGTGGCTACTTGGTAGCTCATTTGGCAAAAGACCTGGGGCTCAAAGTAGGAGAACTGGCCACTAGAGGGGCACGAATCCATCACAGAGGAAACAAAGACCTCTTGCAGCTGGATGTAGAGACAGGGAATTTGCTCCTGAAGGAAAAACCAGATCGCGAGGCATTGTGTGGGGCGACAGAACCCTGTGTGCTGCACTTCCAGATCATACTGGAAAACCCTGTGCAGTTCTTTCAAACAGACCTGCAGCTCACAGATATAAACGACCATTCTCCAGAGTTCCCTGACACAGAAATGCTCCTNNNNNNNNNNNNNNNNNNNNNNNNNNNNNNNNNNNNNNNNNNNNNNNNNNNNNNNNNNNNNNNNNNNNNNNNNNNNNNNNNNNNNNNNNNNNNNNNNNNNNNNNNNNNNNNNNNNNNNNNNNNNNNNNNNNNNNNNNNNNNNNNNNNNNNNNNNNNNNNNNNNNNNNNNNNNNNNNNNNNNNNNNNNNNNNNNNNNNNNNNNNNNNNNNNNNNNNNNNNNNNNNNNNNNNNNNNNNNNNNNNNNNNNNNNNNNNNNNNNNNNNNNNNNNNNNNNNNNNNNNNNNNNNNNNNNNNNNNNNNNNNNNNNNNNNNNNNNNNNNNNNNNNNNNNNNNNNNNNNNNNNNNNNNNNNNNNNNNNNNNNNNNNNNNNNNNNNNNNNNNNNNNNNNNNNNNNNNNNNNNNNNNNNNNNNNNNNNNNNNNNNNNNNNNNNNNNNNNNNNNNNNNNNNNNNNNNNNNNNNNNNNNNNNNNNNNNNNNNNNNNNNNNNNNNNNNNNNNNNNNNNNNNNNNNNNNNNNNNNNNNNNNNNNNNNNNNNNNNNNNNNNNNNNNNNNNNNNNNNNNNNNNNNNNNNNNNNNNNNNNNNNNNNNNNNNNNNNNNNNNNNNNNNNNNNNNNNNNNNNNNNNNNNNNNNNNNNNNNNNNNNNNNNNNNNNNNNNNNNNNNNNNNNNNNNNNNNNNGAGGCTGTAGTTGCTGTTTTCAGTGTTTCTGACCCAGATTCTGGGGATAATGGAAGGATGGTGTGTTCTATTCAGAATGAACTTCCATTTCTTTTGAAGCCTACATTCGAGAATTACTACACCTTAGTGACAGAGGGGCCActagacagagagagcagaggagagtaCAACATCACCATCATAGTCTCCGACCTGGGCACACCGAGGCTCACAACCCAGCACACCATAACAGTGCAGGTGGTAGACATCAACGACAATGCCCCCGCCTTCACCCAAACCTCCTACACCCTGTTGGTCCACGAGAACAACAGCCCCGCCCTGCACATAGGCACCATCAGTGCCACAGACTCAGACTCAGGCTCCAATGCTCACATCACCTACTTGCTGCTGCCGTCCCACGATCAGGAGCTAGTCCTCCCCTCGCTGGTTTCCATCAATGCAGACAATGGGCAACTGTTCGCGCTCAGGGCACTGGACTATGAGGCCCTACAGGGCTTCGAGTTCCATGTGGGCGCCACAGATGGAGGCTCGCCCGCTCTCAGCAGTCAGGCTTTGGTGCGCGTGGTGGTGTTGGACGACAATGACAATGCGCCCTTCGTGCTCTACCCGATGCAGAACGCCTCTGTGCCCTGCACAGAGCTGCTGCCCAGGGCTGCGGAGCCCGGATATCTGGTCACCAAGGTGGTAGCAGTGGACCGTGACTCTGGCCAGAATGCCTGGCTGTCGTTTCAGCTGCTCAAGGCCACGGAGCCAGGGCTGTTCAGCGTGTGGGCGCACAATGGAGAGGTGCGCACCACTAGGCTACTGAGTGAGCGAGATGTACCCAAGCACAGGCTGGTGCTGCTCGTCAAAGACAATGGAGAGCCTCAGCTCTCTGCCAGTGTCACTCTGCAGGTGCTGCTGGTCGATGGCTTCTCACAgccctacctgcctctgcctgagttgAGGCATGACCCTTCACAGGAAGAAGACCTGCTCACACTGTACCTGGTTGTTGCCTTGGCTTCTGTGTCTTCGCTCTTTCTCCTGTCTGTGCTGTTGTTCGTTGGGGTAAGGTTGTGCAGGAGGGCCAGGGCGGCCTCTCTGGGAGTCTGCTCTGTGCCTGAGGGACACTTTCCGGGCCACGTGGTGGATGTCAGCGGTATGGGGACACTGTCCCAGAGCTATCAGTATGAAGTGTGTCTGAGCGGAGACTCTGGGACAACAGATTTCAATTTCCTGAACCATTATTCGCAATAGTGTCCTTCAGGAATCCAACTAAATTTCACTATTAGGGTCTCCAAGGTTTTGGTAACTGAATAAGAATTAGTTTCTTGGCTATTACTATTTCCCTTGGCATTTAACAATTTTTCCTTGCAACAATACATGTCTATGTTGATTTTACTCATAATTTCCAATggtgtaggtttttgtttttactttttttcttttattcctttttgttgttgttgttctttgctCCGTATTTTATCACTCCAATTTTAATGCATGTTTTTCTTCACTAATTTGAGAGGGAAATAATTTTGCTGTGTTTCTATGGTCATTTCAAATACTGTTCTTAAGAGTCATTTCTTCCTCTACATTTATGACTATATTTGGAAATACATCCACTTCAAACTGTGTCTTGATGAGGCTATGCATGTAACTTGTTAagtagtatttgttttgttttaactttcatTGCCGTGCATTAATGGTCCTAAGTACAATGTTGGGACATTTTTTCAGAGATGCACAGCTCACACCACCATAACATTCATCTAGTTACCACCTTCTATAATTCCACTGCTTTCTCCCCATCAGTCTCCTAAATGGCCCAGTTTGCTTTCATTTGCTTCTTGTGTTAGAGTGTGATAACTGAGCCTAAATGATCTGCCTTTTCATTTATTCCTTCCTGAAAAACgccaatttcatttttcttggtgCTTCAGTAAAGCAACtccattgtgcatgtgtgtgtgtgtgttcctccccCATACACCTATTATGTATAATGGTAAAGCAGCTTTGTCTACAGCTGATGAAATGTGAACATAAGATCAGTAATCtgtcatattttacatttttgtacaCAAACAGAAGTAGCACAATTAATTTATTATCTTTACTGACTATCACAATTAGTATTTCAAGGTTTTATTTGCTTATATACAACCCTATATTGCTACTAAACTGTACCAGAAATGACCTTTCTTGACTTAAGCCATTGTAAGTGATGTAGTGTGCTTTCATTTTGTATGAGCAAGCATTTAGTGAGGCATGTGCTCCAATGATAAGTTGAATTGTAAATCATGGATGTAAATGAGGGCACATTAAACTTTCGACAGTATATGCAGGTGAATGCTTTTTAAGTGTTTcgatcattttattattaatactCACTTGCCATAAATACAGTGCCTTGGGGCAAATAATTTTGTTGCTTCCTATTGAGGGTTCCTCCCTTCCTATTTTATTCTGTCATGATGTAGGAATATATGGCGATGAAAATTGTCAATCCACAGCAGTATTCTACCTACAATATTGTAATTAAATAGTgtgaaaatatagaatatattatgGGAAAAAAGATTATTGTTTGGAATGTTTGAATTTTCTACATCTAAAAATAATGCATGGAAgcaaccaaaaccacagaatgaaaattttaaaattttacaccACAAATTTTTGGTTAAATTTActtaattcttttcatgttttctcaTCCGGAGGTATCTATCTAATATTTGAATGTTACTATCTAAAAGAAAATACTTGAATCTATAAAAAATTCCATAGTTTGGGAAACTCTGGAAAGGCAACATTTTAAGATTAGCATGCTCCCAAGCATCAGTAAGTTCAATTGTACAGTTATATCCACTTTTAAATTCTCTTGGAAGTGGGAGAAACAACTTCCATCCTGAAGATCCCTAGACCCAAAAATTTATGTAAATGAGCAAAAGTAAATTCTGAATAATCAGAAACTATTTTTCTGTTCAGCCCAAATGCTTTGTATAAAAACTTTAACTGAGTTCTTCAACTTTTCATACTTATGTCCATCTTCATGAACATTATGCAATTCATATAGGATAATTATTTTGAGAGGCACAATACCAAATGGTATCAGACTAAAGTTGGAAGGGCTATATGCTGATGATTATCCATTTACAACTTTAAAACAAATGATGAGActacaatgagagagagagagagagagagagagagagagagacagagacagagacagagagacagagagacagagagacagagacagagacagagacagagattcaaGACCTAGGGTTCAGTGAATACAAGCTATGCATTTTATCACTAAGGTAAATCCCCAGCTCCAGATCCTACTAGTAATTTAATTTGTAGATGGCCTATATTCATATGTTGTTGAGAAAATGGGCAGAAAAAGCCAGAGAGATAAGCTGGACTGAATTTAAAGACAAAGCACAATCAGTCATTgttgaaagttatttttattttcctgcaaTTAGAAatcatttatccatttctttgaaTTGATTTTCAAAACTGTTGTTATTGCTTATTTCTGAGATAGAAATTcagttctctctgtgtagctaggctggcctccaagtctGCCCCTGAGGTCTGGGATTAtggctgtgccaccatgcctggttcccAGGACCTctttccatggatattttattaaGTGTAGCACTCAGGGGAGGCAGTGTGTGCACAGCACTAACTATTATTGTACTTTGGAGAATTTTGCAAATTGCAAATTTGATGTCTGTAAAAGAGGTGACTTTGTCTATCAATTCTCTAGTGGTAAGGTCACTAATGTACAAGTTGATATTACTGATACTTCAATATTTGAAGAGGAAGCTAAAACAAAATTTGAATCATCTTACTGCTAAATATCCTCAGTAAGTACTACATAATCtaaaaatgctgttttgtttatatttatagttgCACTTTTGGCATATAATGCAGTGCTTCATTCAAACAGGTGTTCACTTTGTACTCATTGAATAACTAACTTGAAACATAAAGGAAATCAATGAACTGTCTGGGGACTTAAGATTTATCTAAAATTTGTCTGCACACCAAATTTCAAAAGAACTATCCACATTCAGAAAGGAACATAGTTTAATGTTGTCAGAATAACACCAATCTCTATGATtctgctattttatttaaatctctGAAGGTCAAAAAACATTAATCTCTCATTTGGTTCCATATTCCTCTcacttgtttctttgattttaaatatgggatgaaagaaaaaaaaaagcttttagaAATCTCGATTTAAATTCCTTGATCTCTGCTGCTTCTATCGACAATGGTTAGTCTTTATcacatcaaaattaaattaaaatttcaagatAGTCATTCATTTCAAAGCATAGTTCCATATAGTTTATACTTTCCCTCATTATTATACAATGGTATCAATTAAGAAAGTtaattattttctagaaaatctACAGTCTGATTTTAATGCATAACAATAGTTTGGGTATTCTCACACATAAGATGAACAGTATCTTTCTTCTGCACTTCTGTCATGCTACAAATACTGTTGATTGTAAGTGTGGCGTCCACCAGCTTCTCAGTTCTTATATGCAAAACCCCCTTCCTTCTACATTTGACTTCCCCCAAAGTAGAGAAGTGAtaaatcttgttttctttaaaattatctcatttattcATCATATTTGGCATATTGTCATAGAAAGTTTACTTACTTTATAACTGTCACATTCTTCTTGTGTTTTCTCCTCACTTACAGTCTTTTCAGGTAATTATGAATCTCTGTGTTAGAGGAGAGAATTACATTGCATCTGTCTAGTCTGTTTTCCATGGCTTTCGTCATCCTCAGTGATGAGATTTCATCAGCTCTTTGCCTTCTTTTGGAAGCTCCTTCATACTGTCCTGGCTTTAATGGTCTTTAAAAGAGAGATTGGAGGTCTCATGGTAGTTTGTGCTCAGATTTCAGGGGATTCAAGCCTTAATGAAGAAGGTTAGTTCACACAAGCGTAGAGGTTCTATTCCACTCCTAAAGTTGTTTTTGTAATAGATTCAAACTGCCTTGTGGCTTACAATACTGCATTTGCTTTATGAAGCCAATATCTTAGATGTCTTCTTCATAGCTGTTACCATGTCTATTATGTTGGTAGACATGAGACCTGtgagaatatttttataaagtaattgATAAGCAAGAATCACATGGAGAGACTAGCATGCtgatgcatgactttaatcccagcactttgcaGACAGAACCAGGTGGacttctgtgagtctgaggtcagctggatttacatagtgaattccagaatggccagagctacatagagaaaccctctttcaaaacaagaaagccacacacacatggaaagtgTTGTAGCCTTCATATTGGCAATACATGTACAAATTTGATGATGGAAAGTGACAATAACATACAGTCCAAAGTGTCCATTCTGAATGAGTGGTTGGTAGTTTTAGAGTCTAGAGATGAAGGAAATTGAGTTTATACCCCAATATAATTCCCTCCTCACAAAGCTATATATCTGCCATTATTGTTCTAAGGACACATCAGAGCAGTAACTACCTAGCAAATCATTCTGTGACAGTATATGGTAACAAAACCAGGCAaagataataaaaggaaagaaaatcatacAGCACCTGTTTTCTCACTGTTGATGTgaaaattctcaagaaaataCTAACAGATTGACAGCAATAACAGATGAAATTGTGCATCATGTCTATGAAGGATTTATTCAGAGACAAAATAGTTTCAACACACAGAAATCAATACTGAAATATGACTTATGGACAAAATGAGTGGCAAAGCCACAGAATTGCCTTAATAAGTGCAGaaaatagttttagaaaaatctgatatttaaaaaaggaaagcacAGAACTATTGATAGATACAGATGATGTGTCTTTACATATTCAAAATTGTAAGTAATCTACAAGAGTGCTGGCACTAATGAGCAAATCCAGTAGCTATGTAGAATACAAGATTATCCCCAAATCAATTATATCTGTATGCAACCTTTGGACACacctaaaatgaagaaaatgtcccttGAATTCAAAGAAGCAAGACGCTTTGGAAAGAAGCAGATGGGAAAATAGATGAACTTCATACAGAACACAAGACAACATTGAAGGAAATTACAGAAGACCTATGTAAGGGGGAATTTGTGACTTAATAGAATCCTCACCAAAACTGCCAGCTTGCTTTCCTCTTAGAAGTTACCAAGATGTCTCTAAATTTTTCGTGTGAAAGTGGAAGAACTCCCAAATAGCCAaaacaatattgaaaaaaaagaagaagtttgaagaaataaaatttcctgGTTTTAATGGATACTCTATGTTTGGAACAAAATATTTGAATGGTTTATTCACTAAATGcataaaaacaaatttctatttaaataGACACAGGAGAGACTTGTTAACTATTGTCTTAgattgcatcaatatttataatgTCAAAGTACTTTGAAGTATTTTAGGCTTGGAGGTTAGTCCATCTTAAACCTTAGTTTAGTTTTACCAGCATAAGCCATTTGGTTTGTAGCTATTTCAATCAGGTAGTCAGCTGATGAATTAGATGACGCAACTGTACCCGTGTAGTAGAGTGTTCCAAAAGGTATCTCCCTTggtaataatttataaaaaattccATAAATTCTTGATATAGGCAATGTATCTTTGATATTTTGTCACTGTggaaaaagaacttttaaaatgctttcttgcTTTGTTTAACTGATTATTCAAATCTTACATTTATGCAAAGACTAGCTGTGTTTCAGCTTTGTTTTCACGACTCCTCTCATGCATAGTATTGGATAACTATATTGATTATGCAATTTCAAGAAATAACAACATTGATAAGGAAAAACATTTGCATACATTCTAAAAATGACAATTTGGAAATTTTAAAGAGGTGTTTGACTTGAAAATAGAACTGTATGAATTTATCAAAGTGGACACAGGGTGGCGCTGCAGGCTAagattgggattaaaagtgcTAAAATACCCGGAATCGCTTGTTGCAATACAGAACAAAAGACACAGGCAAGAGCTTGGCAGACAATGTGGAGCTATGAAAGGGTTTGGGCAAAGATATACTGGATTAATGTAAGATTACGAATGTGAAGATTCTTCCAAAGAAGAAATCAGAGTTCAGCATTTCAAAGCTTTGGAAATTCTAAAGGATTGGTGGCAAGCCCTCACTTCCCGCTCATGGAGAAGCTGGAGAAAGCTCACCCAAACAGGCAAGTGGTcgcttttatttttatgatggtTTTGGTTCAGGTTTGCAGTGAGCCAACAACTCGATACTCTGTCTTAGAGGAAACAGAAAGTGGCTCCTTTGTAGCCCACCTGGCCAAGGATCTGGGActgggagctggggagctggctgCCAGGTCTGCACGGGTGGTGTCTGATGATTACAAGCAGAGATTGCTGCTGGATCCTGAGACTGGAGATTTGCTTCTGAGGGAGAAAGTAGACCGGGAGGAGCTGTGTGGCTCTGTGGATCCTTGTGTGCTGCCTTTCCAGGTGTCTCTTGAAAAGCCAGTACAATATTTTCAAGGAGAATTATTGATCCATGACATAAATGATCATGCTCCAGagttctcagaaggggaaatgcTATTGAATATACCAGAAAACAGCCAGCCTGGTACTCTGTTACCTCTGAATTTAGCCCAGGATTTGGATGTGGGCAGCAATGGGCTTCAACAATACACAGTCAGCCCCAACTCTCATTTTCATGTCCTCACTCTAAATAATAGTGAAGGCAAGAAATACCCAGAGTTGGTGCAGGACAGAGCCCTGGACAGAGaggagcaggcagagctgagcCTTACACTCACGGCTCTGGATGGCGGGTCTCCACCGAGGTCAGGAACAGCCCTGGTTCGAATCCTGATCATGGATATCAATGACAATGCTCCTGAGTTTATGAACAGCCCCTATGAGGTGCAAGTCCTAGAGAGAAGTCCCCTGGACTCCCCAATCCTGACTGTCTTAGCACGGGATGCAGATGCTGGCAACTTTGGGAGAGTTTCCTATGGCTTCTTCCAAGCATCAGATGAAATTCAGAAGACTTTCTCAATAAACAAAGTCACAGGAGAAATACGACTGAAAAAGGAATTggattttgaaaaaattaaattttaccaTGTGAAAATTGAGGCCATGGATGGGGGAGGGCTTTCTGGAAAAGGATCTGTGGTGATAGAGGTGTTGGATGTGAACGACAATGCCCCAGAGCTGACCATATCTTCACTGACCAGCTCAGTCCCAGAAAATACTCCTGACACCATAATCAGCATCTTCAGAGTTGGGGACAGGGATTCCGGAGAGAATGGAAAGGTGGTTTGTTCTATTCCAGAAAACATGCCATTCATTCTAAAATCCACTTTCAAGAATTTCTACACTCTAGTGACAGAGAGCCCTCtggacagagagagcagagctgaATACAATATTACTATCACTGTCTCCGACCTGGGCACACCCAGGCTCACAACCCAGCACACCATAGCAGTGCAGGTGTCAGACATCAACGACAACGCCCCCGCCTTCACCCAAACCTCCTACACCATGTTTGTCCGCGAGAACAACAGTCCCGCCCTGCACATAGGCACCATCAGTGCCACAGACTCAGACTCAGGCTCCAATGCCCACATCACCTACTCGCTGCTGCCACCCCAGGATCAAGAGTTGACTCTCAGCTCCTTAATCTCCATTAATCCCGACAATGGGCAGCTGTTCGCACTCAGGGCGCTGGACTATGAGGACCTGCAGGCCTTCGAGTTCCATGTAGGCGCCACAGATGGAGGCTCGCCCGCGCTCAGCAGCCAGGCTCTGGTGCGCGTGGTGGTGCTGGACGACAATGACAATGAGCCCTTCGTGCTCTACCCGATGCAGAACGCCTCTTCACCCTGCACGGAGCTGCTCCCCAGGGCGGCAGAGCCCGGATACCTGGTCACCAAGGTAGTGGCAGTGGATCGCGACTCTGGCCAGAATGCCTGGCTGTCCTTCCAGCTGCTCAAGGCCACGGAACCCGGGTTGTTTAGCGTGTGGGCACACAATGGCGAGGTGCGCACCACCAGGCTGCTAAGTGAGCGTGATGCACCCAAGCACAGGCTGCTGCTGGTGGTCAAGGACAATGGCGATCCTCCCCGCTCTGTCAGTATCAGTCTTCATGTGCTGCTGGTGGATGGCTTTTCCCAgccctacctctctctgcctgagGTGGCGCCTGACCCCACACAGGAAGTTGAGGATGTGCTCACTGTTTACCTGGTCATTGCCTTGGCATCTGTGTCTTCACTCTTCCTCTTGTCTGTGGTGCTCTTCGTGGGGGTTAAGTTGTGCAAGAGGGCCAGGGCACCCTCTTTGGGTGGCTGCTCTGTGCCTGAGGAACTCTTTCCTGGCCACATGGTGGATGTCAGTGGCACAGGGACCTTGTCCCAAAACTTCCAATATGAGGTGTGTCTGACGGGGGACTCTGGGACTGGTGAGTTCAAATTCCTCAAACCCATGTTCCCCAACCTGTTGGTTCAGGATGCTGGGAGAGAACTTAATGAAAATCTTCACTGCAGGGATAGCTTTGTGTTCAGTTAagtcagaggttctcaacctgcggTTTACAACCTCTTAGGGATCGAAGGACACTCTCACTGCAGTCACCTAAAACCCTCAGAAAACTCAGATTCTTATGATACacacataacagtagcaaaattacacttacgaagtagcaacgaaagtaatttcatggttgggagtCAGCACGACTCTATGAGCTGTCTTAAAGCTCTCcaacattaagaaggttgagaaccagtgagcTAAGTGATGATGGGATTTCCTAAGTGTTacacaattcttttcttttcagaaatgatCTTGTTTCTACCAAGTTCTCCACTAGTCTAATCTACTTATATCATTAATAGTTCtcacagtttcttttttattggtgtGAAAGTTCTAGCCTTTAGTTGTACTAATCGTAGTTCATATTTTTCTCCATATATGAATAACTTTGGTAATTAGTACTCTGATAAGCATAAATAAACTGTCTTGAAATGATATTCTTAGTGATCCTATAAGACATTCCACTTATCTCAAAACCCTTGCATTTTCGTGTGTATGGGTGACAC
This genomic interval carries:
- the LOC116087043 gene encoding protocadherin beta-4-like translates to MEKLEKAHPNRQVVAFIFMMVLVQVCSEPTTRYSVLEETESGSFVAHLAKDLGLGAGELAARSARVVSDDYKQRLLLDPETGDLLLREKVDREELCGSVDPCVLPFQVSLEKPVQYFQGELLIHDINDHAPEFSEGEMLLNIPENSQPGTLLPLNLAQDLDVGSNGLQQYTVSPNSHFHVLTLNNSEGKKYPELVQDRALDREEQAELSLTLTALDGGSPPRSGTALVRILIMDINDNAPEFMNSPYEVQVLERSPLDSPILTVLARDADAGNFGRVSYGFFQASDEIQKTFSINKVTGEIRLKKELDFEKIKFYHVKIEAMDGGGLSGKGSVVIEVLDVNDNAPELTISSLTSSVPENTPDTIISIFRVGDRDSGENGKVVCSIPENMPFILKSTFKNFYTLVTESPLDRESRAEYNITITVSDLGTPRLTTQHTIAVQVSDINDNAPAFTQTSYTMFVRENNSPALHIGTISATDSDSGSNAHITYSLLPPQDQELTLSSLISINPDNGQLFALRALDYEDLQAFEFHVGATDGGSPALSSQALVRVVVLDDNDNEPFVLYPMQNASSPCTELLPRAAEPGYLVTKVVAVDRDSGQNAWLSFQLLKATEPGLFSVWAHNGEVRTTRLLSERDAPKHRLLLVVKDNGDPPRSVSISLHVLLVDGFSQPYLSLPEVAPDPTQEVEDVLTVYLVIALASVSSLFLLSVVLFVGVKLCKRARAPSLGGCSVPEELFPGHMVDVSGTGTLSQNFQYEVCLTGDSGTGEFKFLKPMFPNLLVQDAGRELNENLHCRDSFVFS